The Pan troglodytes isolate AG18354 chromosome 8, NHGRI_mPanTro3-v2.0_pri, whole genome shotgun sequence genome window below encodes:
- the HACD1 gene encoding very-long-chain (3R)-3-hydroxyacyl-CoA dehydratase 1 isoform X1 encodes MGRLTEAAAAGSGARAAGWAGSPPTLLPLSPTSPRCAATMASSDEDGTNGGASEAGEDREAPGKRRRLGFLATAWLTFYDIAMTAGWLVLAITMVRFYMEKGTHRGLYKSIQKTLKFFQTFALLEIVHCLIGIVPTSVLVTGVQVSSRIFMVWLITHSIKPIQNEESVVLFLVAWTVTEITRYSFYTFSLLDHLPYFIKWARYNFFIILYPVGVAGELLTIYAALPYVKKTGMFSIRLPNKYNVSFDYYYFLLITMASYIPLFPQLYFHMLRQRRKVLHGEVIVEKDD; translated from the exons ATGGGGCGCCTGACGGAGGCGGCGGCAGCGGGCAGCGGCGCTCGGGCTGCAGGCTGGGCAGGGTCCCCTCCCACGCTCCTGCCGCTCTCTCCCACGTCCCCCAGGTGCGCGGCCACCATGGCGTCCAGCGACGAGGACGGCACCAACGGCGGCGCCTCGGAGGCCGGCGAGGACCGGGAGGCTCCCGGCAAGCGGAGGCGCCTGGGGTTCTTGGCCACCGCCTGGCTCACCTTCTACGACATCGCCATGACCGCGGG gtggttGGTTCTAGCTATTACCATGGTACGTTTTTATATGGAAAAAGGAACACACAGAGGTTTATATAAAAGCATTCAGAAGACACTTAAATTTTTCCAGACATTTGCCTTGCTTGAG ATAGTTCACTGTTTAATTG gaattGTACCTACTTCTGTGCTTGTGACTGGGGTCCAAGTGAGTTCAAGAATCTTTATGGTGTGGCTCATTACTCACAGTATAAAACCA ATCCAGAATGAAGAGAGTGTGGTGCTTTTTCTGGTCGCGTGGACTGTGACAGAGATCACTCGCTATTCCTTCTACACATTCAGCCTTCTTGACCACTTGCCATACTTCATTAAATGGGCCAG atataatttttttatcatCTTATATCCTGTTGGAGTTGCTGGTGAACTTCTTACAATATACGCTGCCTTGCCGTATGTGAAGAAAACAGGAATGTTTTCAATAAGACTTCCTAACAAATACAATGTCTCTTTTGActactattattttcttcttataacCATGGCATCATATATACCTT TGTTTCCACAACTCTATTTTCATATGTTACGTCAAAGAAGAAAGGTGCTTCATGGAGAGGTGATTGTAGAAAAGGATGATTAA
- the HACD1 gene encoding very-long-chain (3R)-3-hydroxyacyl-CoA dehydratase 1 isoform X2: MGRLTEAAAAGSGARAAGWAGSPPTLLPLSPTSPRCAATMASSDEDGTNGGASEAGEDREAPGKRRRLGFLATAWLTFYDIAMTAGWLVLAITMVRFYMEKGTHRGLYKSIQKTLKFFQTFALLEIQNEESVVLFLVAWTVTEITRYSFYTFSLLDHLPYFIKWARYNFFIILYPVGVAGELLTIYAALPYVKKTGMFSIRLPNKYNVSFDYYYFLLITMASYIPLFPQLYFHMLRQRRKVLHGEVIVEKDD, translated from the exons ATGGGGCGCCTGACGGAGGCGGCGGCAGCGGGCAGCGGCGCTCGGGCTGCAGGCTGGGCAGGGTCCCCTCCCACGCTCCTGCCGCTCTCTCCCACGTCCCCCAGGTGCGCGGCCACCATGGCGTCCAGCGACGAGGACGGCACCAACGGCGGCGCCTCGGAGGCCGGCGAGGACCGGGAGGCTCCCGGCAAGCGGAGGCGCCTGGGGTTCTTGGCCACCGCCTGGCTCACCTTCTACGACATCGCCATGACCGCGGG gtggttGGTTCTAGCTATTACCATGGTACGTTTTTATATGGAAAAAGGAACACACAGAGGTTTATATAAAAGCATTCAGAAGACACTTAAATTTTTCCAGACATTTGCCTTGCTTGAG ATCCAGAATGAAGAGAGTGTGGTGCTTTTTCTGGTCGCGTGGACTGTGACAGAGATCACTCGCTATTCCTTCTACACATTCAGCCTTCTTGACCACTTGCCATACTTCATTAAATGGGCCAG atataatttttttatcatCTTATATCCTGTTGGAGTTGCTGGTGAACTTCTTACAATATACGCTGCCTTGCCGTATGTGAAGAAAACAGGAATGTTTTCAATAAGACTTCCTAACAAATACAATGTCTCTTTTGActactattattttcttcttataacCATGGCATCATATATACCTT TGTTTCCACAACTCTATTTTCATATGTTACGTCAAAGAAGAAAGGTGCTTCATGGAGAGGTGATTGTAGAAAAGGATGATTAA